The window TACAATGAGGTAAGAACTATGGCAAGCACACAGCCCGTCAACTTTAGAGCAGATTCAACTTTTTATAAACAAACTAAAGAAATTTTAGCAGATGAAAAGCTGACTCTGTCTGATATCTTCAATGCTGCTCTTCGTAAAATTGCGACTGGAGCAGTTGATCCCCAGGAGTTCGTAAACAGTGATTTACAAGAGACGCAGTATCAAGTTGCTTTTGAAGACTTGAAAAAGGAAATTCTAATTGGCCATCAAGAAATTGAGCAAGGGAAACTAACATCTTTGGCTGATGTGAGAAAGGAATTTGGTCTTGAATAATCATAAACGATACCATGTTTCCCTTACGGATCAAGCCAAAAGGGACTTAGGAGGGATTCATGACTATATTTTACATAATTTCTATAGTCAACAATCTGCCGACAGCAAACTAGACCTTATCCTAACTGCACTTGAAACTCTAGAGACCTTTCCTGAAGCATGTCCTTTGGTGTCTAGTCGTGGTTACGGGGAATTGACAGATGATGGCAAACGGTACCGATATATGCCAATCGAGAATTATCTAGCTTTTTATTACATTGATAACCATGAGGTTTATGTTGCAAGGATTTTGAACTCTAAGCAAAATTGGGCTAAGTTATTCAATAAATAACGGCCATTTTTCTATGCGAAAATTAAGGAAAAGGTATTCTCAGTGGTTATAAAAAATAATATTCCCATAAATAAATCTGATGACTGTTATTGTCTATTAGATATGGAACAGGCAACACCTACAGTTGTTGAACAATCAACATTGGATGATGTTACAACTTCGGTTTTTTCACGCCATATTGATGCTTTTAGAGAGTTGGCAAAATAGGAATGTTGACTATTGCACAGAACAGTAAATTGTAATGATGTTAGTTGAAATTTCATATCTCAATTCAATGCATCTCCAAAGGGGAGGTGCTTTTTTCGTACTTAAAAGGAGGAACTATGGGACTACTAGATTTATTGGGACGTAAGCGGGCTAGAGATAAACCACGAAATACTTATGAAGGTCAGGACTTTTCATATCTGTTTGGACGAACGACCAGTGGGGAGAATGTGGATGAGTTTAAAGCTATGCAGACGACAGCTGTTTATGCTTGTGTCCGCATCTTAGCTGAAGCGGTAGCTTCACTACCCATTCATGTTTATGAGAGAACGGCAACTGGAAAGGAGAAAAAGGTGGAACATCCCCTTTATTTTCTCTTGCATGACGAACCTAACCCTGAGATGTCATCCTTTGTCTTTAGAGAAACCTTGATGACCCATCTATTGATATGGGGCAATGCCTATGTCCAGATTATCCGAGATAGGAGTGGACAAGTTATCAGTCTTTACCCACTCTTACCAGATAAGATGTCTGTTCATCGTGACGAGAGCGGAAAGCTATATTACAAATACAAGCGTCAGTCAGAAGAAAATCCAAACTTTAAGGAAAAGGGTGATGCTATCTTGAGAGCAGAAGATGTTCTCCACGTTCCTGGTCTGGGTTTTGATGGCTTGATAGGTTATTCTCCAATTGCCCTTGCTAAAAATGCTATCGGTATGACATTGGCTACGGAAAACTATGGAGCTTCATTCTTTAAGAATGGTGCAAATCCAGGTGGCGTTTTGGAACACCCAGGCATTCTCAAAGATCCCAAACGAGTGAGAGATTCATGGAATGCAGTCTATAATGGTGTAACCAATGCCCATAAAGTGGCAGTCCTAGAGGAAGGGATGAAATACACTCAAGTAGGCATACCACCTGAAGAAGCTCAGTTTCTTCAGACAAGAAAATTCCAAATCAATGAAATTGCAAGGCTCTACCGCATTCCACCTCATATGGTTGGTGACTTGGAGAAATCCTCATTTTCAAACATTGAGCAACAATCTCTAGAATTTGTAAAATATACCTTAGACCCTTGGGTAGTTCGTCTCGAACAGGCTTTCAAGAGGTCTCTTTTTTTACCTGAAGAAAAGAAAACCCACTTTGTGAAGTTTAATGTGGATGGTCTTCTTCGTGGTGATTATCAGAGTCGAATGAATGGCTATGCGATTGGGAGACAAAATGGCTGGCTATCGACAAATGATATTCGTGAACTTGAGGACTTGAACCTCCTTTCAGATGAGGAAGGTGGCAATCTCTACTTGATAAATGGAAACATGACGAAACTGAAGGATGCAGGTGGCTTTATGAAACAAGAACCGCCAGAACAAGAAACTCAATCTGAGGAGGATATGGATGCATAAGTTTTGGAATTTTACAGAAGATGATAGTGGTCGAACACTTCGTATAGAAGGACAGATTGCTGATGAGACGTGGTTTGGCGATGAAGTCACGCCACAAGTATTTAAAAATGATTTACATGCAGGAAACGGAGACATCACCCTCTGGATTAATAGTCCAGGGGGTGATGTTTTTGCGGCTGCTCAAATCTATAACATGCTGATGGATTACAAAGGTGATGTCCATGTAATGATTGATGGCTTAGCCGCAAGTGCTGCTAGTGTCATTGCCATGGCAGGTACAACGGTTTCTATGAGTCCAGTTGCCATGATGATGATTCACAACCCTTGGACTGTGGCACAAGGTGAAGCCAAGGATATGCAGAAGGTCATTGAAATGTTAGGAGAAATTAAGGAATCCATCATCAATGCCTACGAACTAAGAACAGGACTTTCAAGAACTAAGCTATCACACCTCATGGACTCAGAGTCTTGGTTCAATGCCAAAAAGGCTGTTGAACTGGGCTTTGCGGACAAGATTCTCTTTGACAAACAAGGGGAACATGGAATGGATATTGAGAGTTATTCTTTCAGTCGAACTGCTGCCCAACAAGATTTACTTGTAAAAATGCAGGCGAAACTTGAAGTCCAACAACCAAAGAAAACAATCCCTATCAATCAGTTGGAAAAACGATTGAATTTGCTCAAATAACGAAAGGAAAATGAACTGATGTCTACATTACTTGAATTGAAAGAAAAACGTAACCAAGCTTGGCAACAAGCAAAAACCTTCCTTGATTCTGTTCGCTCAGAAGACGGACTGGTATCAGAGGAGGATTCTAAACGCTATGATGACATGGAAGCAAAAATCAACCTCTACAATCAAGAGATTGCCCGGTTGGAGCGACAAGAAAAGATTGACCTTGAACTTGCTCAACCAGCCTCACAGGCTTTAATTGGGCAACCCACTACAGTTCTGAATGACAAGACTACTGAAGAGGAAAAGAAGGGTGTGGCTTCAGATATCTATGCCAAGACTTTTTGGACAAGTGTCCGTAAGCGTCACTTCTTTGATGTCAAAGACGTCCTTCGAGTTGGGGAAGATACCGAAGGTGGTCATCTGGTTCCTGATGAGTATGAGAAGAAACTAGTTCAAGGATTACAAGAAGAGAATTTCTTCCGTAGCCTTGCGACTGTTATCAAAACATCTAGTGGTGAGCGAAAGATTCCTGTTGTGACTGGACATGGATCAGCCTCATGGATGGATGAAAATGGTTTATATCCAGAAACAGAAGAAACCTTTGGTCAGGTGACTCTTGACTCTCATAAGATTGGTACTGCCATTCGCATTTCAGAAGAGTTGCTAAACGATTCAG is drawn from Streptococcus sp. 29892 and contains these coding sequences:
- a CDS encoding antitoxin; protein product: MASTQPVNFRADSTFYKQTKEILADEKLTLSDIFNAALRKIATGAVDPQEFVNSDLQETQYQVAFEDLKKEILIGHQEIEQGKLTSLADVRKEFGLE
- a CDS encoding type II toxin-antitoxin system RelE/ParE family toxin codes for the protein MNNHKRYHVSLTDQAKRDLGGIHDYILHNFYSQQSADSKLDLILTALETLETFPEACPLVSSRGYGELTDDGKRYRYMPIENYLAFYYIDNHEVYVARILNSKQNWAKLFNK
- a CDS encoding phage portal protein, giving the protein MGLLDLLGRKRARDKPRNTYEGQDFSYLFGRTTSGENVDEFKAMQTTAVYACVRILAEAVASLPIHVYERTATGKEKKVEHPLYFLLHDEPNPEMSSFVFRETLMTHLLIWGNAYVQIIRDRSGQVISLYPLLPDKMSVHRDESGKLYYKYKRQSEENPNFKEKGDAILRAEDVLHVPGLGFDGLIGYSPIALAKNAIGMTLATENYGASFFKNGANPGGVLEHPGILKDPKRVRDSWNAVYNGVTNAHKVAVLEEGMKYTQVGIPPEEAQFLQTRKFQINEIARLYRIPPHMVGDLEKSSFSNIEQQSLEFVKYTLDPWVVRLEQAFKRSLFLPEEKKTHFVKFNVDGLLRGDYQSRMNGYAIGRQNGWLSTNDIRELEDLNLLSDEEGGNLYLINGNMTKLKDAGGFMKQEPPEQETQSEEDMDA
- a CDS encoding head maturation protease, ClpP-related: MHKFWNFTEDDSGRTLRIEGQIADETWFGDEVTPQVFKNDLHAGNGDITLWINSPGGDVFAAAQIYNMLMDYKGDVHVMIDGLAASAASVIAMAGTTVSMSPVAMMMIHNPWTVAQGEAKDMQKVIEMLGEIKESIINAYELRTGLSRTKLSHLMDSESWFNAKKAVELGFADKILFDKQGEHGMDIESYSFSRTAAQQDLLVKMQAKLEVQQPKKTIPINQLEKRLNLLK
- a CDS encoding phage major capsid protein; translation: MSTLLELKEKRNQAWQQAKTFLDSVRSEDGLVSEEDSKRYDDMEAKINLYNQEIARLERQEKIDLELAQPASQALIGQPTTVLNDKTTEEEKKGVASDIYAKTFWTSVRKRHFFDVKDVLRVGEDTEGGHLVPDEYEKKLVQGLQEENFFRSLATVIKTSSGERKIPVVTGHGSASWMDENGLYPETEETFGQVTLDSHKIGTAIRISEELLNDSVFDLESYMTAEFARRIGTEEEKSFLIGDGSKKPTGIFTQAEVTGPTTATKDITFDDMIELYHSLPAPYRKNAVWILHDTTVKAIRKLKDNNGNYIWQPSTQAGQPDLILNRPYYTSTFAPLPEAGNKAIAFGDFSYYWIADRQGRTFKRLNELYANNGQIGFLASQRVDGKLVLPEAVKTLTVKAK